A region of Corynebacterium glucuronolyticum DSM 44120 DNA encodes the following proteins:
- a CDS encoding serine/threonine-protein kinase — protein MDNYQLIDVIGHGGMSTVWLARDRRGREVAVKKLKPELTGNAEFVQRFQNEARAAMQVNNPNVVQTYDFTDDAIVMEYVRGESLADLLAREASLPEDVALDVLEQAAHGLASIHRAGMIHRDIKPGNLLITEQGQVKITDFGIAKAASAVPLTQTGMVVGTAQYVSPEQAQGNPLGPASDVYSLGVVGYEMLTGHRPFVGDNSVSVAIAHINQAPPAMPPSISPQVRELIGICLRKDPSARFRDGATLAGAVSQVRGGQRPAGAPPTTVAPAVTQTTRALGREVRPTTVPAKRPRQKPEPKEGGSGWLIFIAVLLLAGIGAFMYYFIGVQDDSPATPSPTQPPVTTAVTTTSEVVVTQTVAPTPTEAEETTEKKPTTSEKETATTEASTSVESTPTTQKRTPTSMMPIPEQPLPTDFLNLEEP, from the coding sequence GTGGATAACTACCAGCTCATCGACGTCATCGGCCACGGCGGCATGTCCACCGTGTGGCTCGCCCGCGACCGCCGCGGCCGCGAGGTTGCTGTGAAGAAGCTCAAGCCGGAGCTCACCGGCAATGCGGAATTCGTGCAGCGGTTCCAGAACGAGGCGCGCGCCGCCATGCAGGTCAACAACCCCAACGTGGTGCAGACCTACGATTTCACCGACGACGCGATCGTCATGGAATACGTGCGCGGCGAATCGCTCGCCGACTTACTCGCTCGCGAAGCGAGCCTGCCGGAGGACGTCGCCCTCGACGTGCTCGAACAGGCCGCCCACGGGCTCGCATCCATCCACCGCGCCGGCATGATCCACCGCGACATCAAGCCCGGCAACCTGCTCATCACCGAGCAGGGGCAGGTGAAGATCACTGACTTCGGCATCGCCAAGGCAGCCAGCGCCGTGCCGCTCACGCAGACCGGGATGGTCGTCGGCACCGCGCAGTACGTGTCCCCGGAGCAGGCGCAGGGCAACCCGCTAGGGCCCGCCTCCGACGTGTACTCGCTCGGCGTCGTCGGCTACGAGATGCTCACCGGGCACCGGCCGTTTGTGGGCGACAACTCCGTCTCCGTGGCGATCGCCCACATCAACCAGGCGCCGCCCGCCATGCCGCCGTCGATCTCCCCGCAGGTCCGCGAGCTTATCGGCATCTGCCTGCGCAAGGACCCCAGCGCCCGGTTCCGCGACGGCGCCACGCTCGCCGGGGCCGTGTCCCAGGTGCGCGGCGGGCAGCGGCCTGCCGGCGCGCCGCCGACCACCGTCGCCCCCGCGGTCACGCAGACGACGCGGGCGCTCGGGCGGGAGGTGCGGCCGACGACGGTTCCCGCGAAGCGGCCCCGGCAGAAGCCGGAGCCGAAGGAGGGCGGCAGTGGCTGGCTCATCTTTATCGCCGTGCTGTTGCTCGCCGGCATCGGCGCGTTCATGTACTACTTCATCGGCGTGCAAGACGACTCGCCGGCGACCCCGTCGCCGACACAGCCGCCGGTGACGACGGCCGTGACCACCACCAGCGAGGTCGTCGTGACGCAAACCGTTGCGCCGACCCCTACGGAGGCGGAGGAGACCACGGAGAAGAAGCCGACGACGAGTGAAAAGGAGACGGCGACGACGGAGGCGTCGACAAGCGTGGAAAGTACGCCAACTACACAAAAGCGCACCCCCACGAGTATGATGCCCATACCGGAACAACCGCTGCCCACTGACTTTCTGAATTTGGAGGAACCATGA